Proteins from a genomic interval of Pseudomonas silesiensis:
- a CDS encoding AzlD domain-containing protein: MSDLALWGLFLAVGVGTFAMRLSFVELYGRLRIPSVLSRALLYVPASVLAALVLPAVVYPNGQGAFVLNNPQIPAAIIAAWVAWQTRNTVLTLVVGMGALWLFRFIGL, from the coding sequence ATGAGTGATTTAGCCTTGTGGGGACTGTTCCTGGCGGTCGGCGTGGGCACCTTCGCCATGCGTCTGTCCTTTGTCGAACTGTATGGCCGGTTGCGCATCCCGTCGGTGCTGAGCCGGGCTTTGCTTTACGTACCGGCGAGTGTGCTGGCGGCGCTTGTGTTGCCCGCTGTGGTGTACCCGAACGGGCAGGGGGCGTTCGTGTTGAATAATCCCCAGATACCGGCCGCTATTATTGCGGCGTGGGTGGCTTGGCAGACGCGGAATACGGTTTTGACGTTGGTGGTTGGGATGGGGGCGTTGTGGTTGTTCAGGTTTATAGGTCTGTGA
- a CDS encoding AzlC family ABC transporter permease: protein MPYRTGREAFMQGVRALIPLVPGVVPFGLLTGVMAINMGLSPGTTMGMTLLFYSGSAQMVALQLLHTGVVPLAIVITALVINLRFIMYSASLAPYLHHLSRRWTWPLSYMLSDQSYALCSLKLSSGELGRFAHHYYAGTAVAMWLSWQLSVLAGIYLGASIPETWSLSFAIPLSFLALLVPGIRSAATLGAATVGGLLAVVAVNMPYNLGLVTASIGGVMAGLLIESIRKRPLSTALTPDVERETQ from the coding sequence ATGCCGTACCGAACCGGAAGGGAAGCGTTCATGCAAGGCGTCCGGGCGCTGATTCCATTGGTTCCCGGGGTCGTTCCGTTCGGCTTGCTGACGGGGGTCATGGCGATCAACATGGGCCTGTCACCCGGCACAACCATGGGCATGACGCTGTTGTTCTACTCGGGATCCGCGCAGATGGTCGCACTGCAACTGCTCCATACGGGCGTTGTGCCGCTGGCGATCGTGATCACCGCACTAGTCATCAACTTGCGCTTCATCATGTACAGCGCGTCACTGGCCCCTTATCTCCACCACTTGTCCCGCCGCTGGACGTGGCCGCTGTCCTACATGCTGTCCGACCAGTCCTATGCGCTGTGCAGTCTCAAGCTTTCCTCGGGCGAGCTGGGACGATTCGCCCACCACTACTATGCCGGCACCGCCGTTGCAATGTGGCTGTCCTGGCAATTGTCGGTATTGGCGGGTATTTACCTGGGCGCCAGCATCCCGGAGACCTGGTCATTGAGCTTCGCCATACCGCTTTCGTTTCTCGCGCTGCTGGTTCCCGGCATTCGTAGTGCGGCGACCCTGGGCGCCGCCACGGTCGGCGGGCTGCTCGCCGTGGTGGCGGTCAATATGCCTTACAACCTCGGGCTGGTCACCGCGTCCATCGGTGGCGTGATGGCAGGGCTGTTGATCGAGAGTATTCGCAAGCGCCCACTGAGCACTGCGCTGACCCCGGACGTCGAGAGGGAAACACAATGA
- a CDS encoding LysR family transcriptional regulator gives MAKSPQPDQALLSMPSFKAMRSFVAAAKYRNFTRAAEALCVTQAAISRQIRELELYLDTELFIRTGREVRLTASGTALFDAAQLSLLNIFQATERIRREKSDKRTLTLCCSPAFSTLWLSHRLKDFFSANPDVDLNVITTQHFLAMEPGINPDIFVTQTSDLRPGYLRIPLFNEVVYPVCTPKYLEAHPELSTLEGMRNSVLLDLNPYGRSQLSEQVDWNVWFAFHSHDLQIPASESPHYFSSNDYSLLVQMALDDQGLALGWDHLVRHLVQQGRLVRPVTEELTLREAVQYLMINEKKAEDPACGRLKDWLIARFE, from the coding sequence ATGGCTAAAAGCCCCCAGCCTGATCAGGCCCTGCTCTCGATGCCGTCCTTCAAGGCCATGAGATCCTTCGTGGCTGCCGCCAAGTATCGCAACTTTACCCGAGCCGCCGAGGCGCTGTGCGTTACCCAGGCGGCGATCAGCCGGCAGATTCGCGAGCTTGAACTCTATCTGGATACAGAGTTGTTCATCCGTACCGGGCGGGAAGTCAGGCTGACAGCTTCGGGCACCGCGCTGTTCGATGCTGCACAGCTCTCGCTGCTCAACATCTTTCAAGCGACCGAAAGAATCCGTCGGGAGAAAAGCGACAAGCGCACCCTGACCCTTTGCTGCTCACCCGCCTTTTCGACGCTCTGGCTATCCCACCGACTGAAAGACTTCTTCAGCGCCAATCCCGATGTCGACCTGAATGTCATCACCACTCAGCATTTTCTAGCCATGGAGCCGGGGATAAATCCGGATATCTTCGTTACCCAGACGAGTGACCTGCGCCCCGGCTATCTGCGAATTCCCTTGTTCAATGAAGTTGTCTATCCCGTGTGCACGCCCAAGTATCTGGAGGCGCATCCAGAACTGAGCACCCTGGAGGGCATGCGCAACAGCGTGCTGCTGGACCTGAACCCGTATGGCCGCTCCCAGCTGTCGGAGCAGGTCGACTGGAATGTGTGGTTCGCCTTCCACTCCCATGACCTGCAGATCCCGGCCTCGGAAAGCCCGCACTACTTCAGCAGCAACGACTACAGCCTGCTGGTGCAAATGGCGCTGGATGATCAGGGCCTCGCTTTGGGTTGGGATCATCTGGTGAGGCATCTGGTACAGCAGGGGCGCCTGGTTCGGCCGGTGACGGAGGAACTGACGCTCAGGGAGGCGGTTCAGTACTTGATGATCAATGAGAAGAAGGCAGAGGATCCGGCGTGTGGGCGCTTGAAGGACTGGCTGATTGCTCGGTTCGAGTGA
- a CDS encoding YSC84-related protein, protein MTQSMRFFLSIVLATASLASASLLNTAGAATAEDLDADSRQALQTLYKTTPFAETISKNAKAILIFPKIIKAGLVFGGSYGEGTLIKGNKVEAYYNSVTGSWGLQAGAQSYGYALFLMTDKAVNYVRESKGWEVGVGPTVVVVDEGVAKNLSSSTLKDDAYAFIFGQQGLMAGVSIEGTKISLIKR, encoded by the coding sequence ATGACTCAGTCAATGCGCTTCTTCCTATCGATCGTCCTCGCGACAGCCTCACTGGCCTCGGCGAGCTTGCTGAACACTGCAGGCGCGGCAACCGCCGAGGATCTGGATGCCGACTCCCGGCAAGCATTGCAAACGCTGTACAAGACCACGCCCTTTGCCGAAACCATTTCGAAAAACGCCAAGGCGATACTGATCTTTCCGAAAATCATCAAGGCCGGCCTCGTGTTCGGCGGCAGCTATGGTGAAGGCACGTTGATAAAGGGCAATAAAGTAGAGGCTTATTACAACTCCGTCACCGGGTCATGGGGGCTGCAGGCAGGCGCCCAGTCGTATGGCTATGCGCTGTTCCTGATGACCGATAAGGCCGTGAACTATGTCCGCGAATCCAAGGGTTGGGAAGTCGGCGTAGGACCGACTGTGGTGGTAGTGGATGAAGGGGTGGCCAAGAACCTGTCCAGCTCGACGTTGAAGGACGATGCCTACGCGTTCATTTTCGGCCAGCAGGGGTTGATGGCCGGGGTCAGCATCGAAGGCACCAAGATTTCCTTGATCAAGCGCTGA
- a CDS encoding substrate binding domain-containing protein, with translation MTSVQRLNLPSSLITFGRSSRKSASALGCSARESQLGRAGRKVFMRLYPDLKIDLTLTDAIVDIRHERIDVAIRSGALSDPSLVAHKLSANERLVCASPAYLEAHGVPAEPGELADHPCLKLNFESRFNDWEFRTSTSRTIPIEGGFTCNSLDAIRTLCLAGTGIARLPRYMVNEDVQAGRLIPLLQAFSSPSTSAIYALRAAGDYVPAKTRVFIAFLAERLTAACLNEHPSSRQP, from the coding sequence GTGACCAGCGTTCAAAGGTTAAACCTGCCTTCATCACTGATAACGTTCGGCCGTTCTTCCAGAAAGTCAGCATCAGCTTTGGGCTGTTCAGCCAGAGAAAGCCAGCTCGGACGTGCAGGTCGCAAAGTCTTTATGCGGCTCTATCCTGACCTGAAGATAGATCTGACCCTGACCGACGCCATTGTCGATATCCGGCATGAGCGTATTGATGTGGCGATCAGAAGCGGCGCGTTGTCCGATCCAAGCCTGGTCGCTCATAAACTCAGTGCCAACGAGCGCCTGGTGTGCGCCTCGCCGGCTTATCTCGAGGCGCATGGAGTACCTGCCGAACCGGGCGAACTCGCTGACCATCCCTGCCTGAAACTCAATTTTGAAAGCCGTTTCAACGATTGGGAATTTCGTACGTCCACCAGCAGGACGATCCCGATCGAGGGCGGTTTTACCTGCAACAGTCTCGACGCTATTCGCACGCTATGCCTGGCGGGTACGGGCATCGCTCGCTTGCCCAGGTACATGGTGAACGAGGATGTGCAGGCCGGGCGACTGATACCGCTATTGCAAGCGTTTTCATCCCCCTCCACTTCTGCCATTTACGCGCTCAGGGCGGCTGGCGACTATGTTCCGGCCAAAACCCGGGTGTTCATCGCCTTTCTTGCAGAGCGCCTCACGGCAGCTTGTTTGAATGAACACCCTTCCTCACGACAGCCTTAG
- a CDS encoding YkgB family protein — MTTLNIENDRIIDTSKKLSLGARTTALGTYGVFFALAVIYFWFGGMKFTHYEAQGLVPLVSNSPFLGWVYEIFSVDTFSSLLGVLEVSIGVLIAGWLLSPKLSLIGGVLSAGLFFTTLSFMFSTPGVIEPGLGFPAITVAPGQFLLKDIGLLAASIFVAGHSLTALENR, encoded by the coding sequence ATGACTACGCTGAATATCGAGAACGACAGAATCATCGACACCTCAAAAAAATTATCGCTGGGGGCCAGAACCACGGCGCTTGGAACCTATGGTGTGTTCTTTGCACTCGCCGTCATCTACTTCTGGTTCGGCGGCATGAAGTTCACGCACTATGAAGCTCAGGGGCTGGTGCCGCTGGTGAGCAACAGTCCGTTCCTGGGTTGGGTTTATGAGATTTTCAGTGTCGATACCTTTTCCAGTCTGCTCGGCGTCCTGGAGGTCTCGATCGGTGTGTTGATTGCCGGGTGGCTGCTGTCACCCAAGCTGTCGTTGATCGGTGGCGTGTTGTCTGCGGGATTGTTCTTCACCACCTTGAGCTTTATGTTCTCGACACCCGGCGTGATCGAGCCCGGTCTCGGCTTCCCGGCCATTACCGTTGCACCGGGTCAGTTTCTGCTCAAAGACATCGGGTTGCTTGCCGCTTCCATCTTCGTCGCCGGCCATTCCCTGACTGCGCTGGAAAACCGTTGA
- a CDS encoding helix-turn-helix transcriptional regulator — protein sequence MDRLSTLFSQFGVRANLFYNGKLCGMASYDGADQRGHIHLLQAGTVTLLGPDRKDLLLTRPSLIFLPRPSRHQLFAGEPEGAQLLCAAMQFEGGVDNPLSASLPDILVLSLDELPLLAETLKWMFDEAAGGHCGREAALDRLFELLIILLFRHLLDHRQLRTGMMAGLADGRLARSLVQMHNAPQHAWSVAELASASNMSRAAYAVHFRAVIGQTPADYLLSWRISLAQKRLREGRPITLIAAEVGYESPSALARAFRRKTGCSPRGWMKESAGQGDGATA from the coding sequence ATGGATCGCCTGTCTACGTTGTTCTCGCAGTTCGGCGTGCGCGCAAATCTGTTTTACAACGGCAAGCTTTGCGGCATGGCGTCATACGACGGTGCTGACCAGCGCGGCCATATTCACTTGCTCCAGGCAGGTACCGTCACGCTGCTGGGGCCTGATCGAAAGGACCTTTTGCTGACTCGACCCAGCCTGATTTTCCTGCCACGTCCAAGCCGGCATCAACTGTTCGCCGGCGAGCCGGAAGGGGCCCAGCTGTTGTGTGCGGCCATGCAGTTCGAGGGGGGCGTCGATAACCCGTTGTCGGCGTCGTTACCCGATATCCTGGTGTTGTCCCTGGATGAGCTGCCGCTGCTGGCCGAGACACTGAAATGGATGTTCGATGAGGCGGCAGGCGGACATTGTGGTCGGGAGGCAGCGCTGGATCGCTTGTTCGAGCTGCTGATCATATTGTTGTTTCGGCACCTGCTCGACCATCGGCAGTTACGCACCGGGATGATGGCTGGACTGGCCGATGGGCGGCTGGCGCGCTCGCTAGTGCAGATGCACAACGCACCTCAGCATGCCTGGTCGGTGGCGGAACTGGCGAGCGCGTCGAACATGTCGCGCGCGGCCTATGCCGTGCATTTCCGGGCGGTCATCGGGCAGACGCCGGCAGATTATCTGTTGAGCTGGCGGATCAGCCTGGCGCAAAAGCGCCTGCGTGAAGGTCGACCGATTACGCTCATCGCCGCCGAGGTCGGTTATGAAAGTCCCTCGGCGCTGGCACGCGCGTTTCGGCGCAAGACGGGGTGCAGTCCACGGGGCTGGATGAAAGAATCGGCAGGACAAGGAGATGGGGCAACGGCCTGA
- a CDS encoding RES family NAD+ phosphorylase, with amino-acid sequence MVRLGELAALAGEQLQAYRLVNSKFPPIALFDDVADADEFEVLYQIQALTNPRLKNEVGHLELIPRAEIPFGIPGCSYATAPFTHVNPAGSRFSDGSFGVLYLADSMETALAEVRHHQSLYWSNVPSLNYERFVFRGLSCSFVDVGMKDAAAIPMTDPVYAPDDYTDSRRLGKSVKEAGCPGIRYNSVRLQGSHCWALMTPRPVLSVIQTAHYEMVWNGQLTSVNKISEA; translated from the coding sequence ATGGTGAGGCTGGGCGAACTGGCAGCGCTTGCCGGCGAGCAATTACAGGCTTACCGACTGGTCAATTCGAAGTTTCCGCCTATCGCGTTGTTTGACGATGTCGCGGATGCGGACGAGTTTGAGGTGCTGTATCAGATCCAGGCGCTGACCAATCCCAGGCTGAAAAATGAAGTGGGTCACCTTGAGTTGATTCCACGGGCAGAGATCCCCTTCGGCATACCTGGCTGCTCCTACGCGACCGCGCCTTTTACCCACGTCAACCCGGCGGGCTCGCGGTTCAGCGATGGCAGTTTTGGCGTGCTGTACCTGGCGGACTCCATGGAAACGGCGCTGGCTGAAGTCCGGCATCACCAAAGTCTGTATTGGTCGAATGTGCCGAGCCTCAACTACGAGCGGTTTGTTTTTCGTGGGTTGTCCTGTTCCTTTGTCGACGTGGGGATGAAGGATGCCGCGGCCATCCCGATGACCGATCCTGTCTATGCCCCTGACGATTACACCGATTCCCGTCGTCTGGGGAAGTCCGTCAAGGAGGCCGGCTGTCCCGGCATTCGCTACAACTCCGTGCGCCTGCAGGGCAGTCATTGCTGGGCGCTGATGACGCCACGACCGGTGTTATCGGTGATTCAAACGGCGCATTACGAGATGGTCTGGAATGGGCAGCTCACCAGTGTCA